One part of the Humulus lupulus chromosome 9, drHumLupu1.1, whole genome shotgun sequence genome encodes these proteins:
- the LOC133800588 gene encoding non-specific lipid-transfer protein 1-like — MATSVKIACAIVMVMMVVGGSPAMAAITCGQVTSSLAPCIPYARSGGTITPGCCNGIKALNNAAKTTADRQTACKCLQSAANSIKGLNFNLIAGIPGKCGVNIPYKISPSTNCNSIR, encoded by the exons ATGGCGACTAGTGTTAAGATTGCATGTGCTATAGTTATGGTGATGATGGTGGTGGGTGGTTCCCCAGCCATGGCGGCCATAACTTGTGGACAGGTAACGAGTAGCCTTGCGCCATGCATACCGTATGCGAGGAGTGGTGGAACAATCACACCAGGTTGCTGCAACGGTATTAAGGCATTGAACAATGCAGCTAAGACGACGGCTGACCGCCAGACTGCTTGCAAGTGCCTGCAAAGTGCTGCCAATAGCATCAAGGGCCTCAACTTCAACCTTATTGCAGGAATTCCTGGAAAGTGCGGAGTCAACATCCCTTACAAGATTAGCCCTTCCACCAACTGCAACAg CATCCGTTGA